The Melitaea cinxia chromosome 21, ilMelCinx1.1, whole genome shotgun sequence genome has a window encoding:
- the LOC123664088 gene encoding uncharacterized protein LOC123664088, with the protein MWDEGCINGQLPGAGRDDDYVGGSFSPGKRCINVWDEGCTNGQLPGSGRDDDYVNGGFNPGKRCINMWDEGCTNGQLPGAGLDDDYVNGGFSPGKRCLDTLGGCNSGWLGSSKGTLGGYRKQFGLYKNKHQ; encoded by the exons ATGTGGGACGAAGGATGCATCAATGGTCAACTTCCGGGAGCAG gTCGCGATGATGATTATGTAGGAGGCAGCTTCAGCCCCGGTAAGCGATGCATCAACGTTTGGGATGAAGGGTGCACGAATGGACAACTTCCAGGTTCAG gACGTGACGATGATTATGTAAACGGTGGTTTCAACCCTGGAAAGCGGTGTATCAACATGTGGGACGAAGGCTGCACAAACGGGCAGCTTCCGGGAGCAG GTCTTGATGACGACTACGTCAACGGTGGATTTAGTCCTGGAAAGCGATGTCTTGATACTTTAGGTGGATGTAACAGTGGCTGGCTGGGCAGTTCAA aaGGAACTTTAGGGGGGTATCGCAAACAGTTTGGCctgtataaaaacaaacatcaaTAA
- the LOC123663882 gene encoding tRNA pseudouridine synthase A has translation MSVRFLQLFVSSLRQNLPRPSNIVRSGRQLRFTSIMSATEQLETKNDDLVQNKNHTRYKKRFLKRQWESGGKKSEDGESDEKKVCDKPFERIKRKKMAMLLGYCGVDYYGMQRNPGVPTIEEELLKALYDAKYITEDDFKNQQNAHFQRSSRTDKGVSAARQVVSLKLPLEVNIDEINSRLPPCIKVFTIKRATNKFNSKSKCNARTYSYTLPTYVFEPSLSTEQERKTYRISAEKMTKVNEVLAFYKGTKSYHNFTEKKHYQDPSSLRYMMSFKLERLFHECEMEFAELLVKGQSFMLHQIRKMVGLMIIVVRGQTDIGMLEKAFGKEKVIIPTAPGLGLVLDKVHYERYDAKFKDSHESLSWDEEDEAVERFKREQIFPNIVKGEIEENSMGLWLEKVKGHSFEPSDEVIEDKNEITGADDDDDDENEMVIDTSKVEASDTEATIEVKGIENNDVVETKDVVDEGDKTNVKDTCEIKGDENNDVVGTKDVVNNGNESNVKDTCEIKGDEIKSTNSAV, from the exons ATGTCAGTTCGATTTCTTCAATTATTTGTTAGTTCATTGAGACAAAATCTACCCAGACCGTCAAATATAGTAAGATCAG GTCGACAACTAAGATTTACATCAATAATGAGTGCGACGGAACAGTTAGAAACCAAAAATGATGAtttagttcaaaataaaaatcatacacGGTACAAAAAACGTTTTCTAAAGCGTCAGTGGGAATCTGGCGGTAAAAAATCTGAAGATGGTGAAAGTGATGAGAAAAAAGTATGTGACAAACCATTTGAGAGGATCAAGAGGAAAAAAATGGCAATGCTATTAGGATACTGTGGTGTTGATTACTATGGCATGCAGag AAATCCTGGCGTCCCGACCATTGAAGAGGAGCTTCTCAAGGCACTATATGATGCAAAGTATATAACTGAAgatgattttaaaaatcaacaaaatgcGCACTTCCAAAGAAGTTCACGTACAGACAAGGGAGTGTCGGCTGCGAGGCAGGTTGTGTCACTAAAACTAC CTCTAGAAGTAAATATAGACGAAATAAACAGCAGGTTACCGCCATGTATAAAGGTATTTACCATCAAACGTGCCACAAACAAGTTCAACTCGAAATCAAAATGCAACGCCAGAACGTACAGCTACACTCTTCCCACATATGTGTTTGAACCGAGCTTGAGTACGGAGCAAGAGAGGAAGACTTACAGGATATCAGCTGAGAAAATGACAAAAGTTAATGAAGTACTCGCTTTTTATAAAGGCACGAAGAGTTATCACAACTTTACTGAAAAGAA ACATTATCAAGATCCATCCTCCTTAAGGTATATGATGAGCTTCAAACTGGAGAGATTGTTTCATGAGTGTGAAATGGAGTTCGCTGAACTATTGGTTAAG GGCCAAAGTTTCATGCTGCACCAAATAAGGAAAATGGTCGGTCTCATGATAATAGTTGTTCGGGGTCAGACTGACATCGGGATGTTGGAAAAGGCATTTGGCAAGGAAAAGGTGATAATCCCGACCGCGCCCGGCCTGGGACTAGTCCTGGATAAG GTACATTACGAAAGATATGATGCAAAATTCAAGGACAGCCACGAAAGCTTATCCTGGGATGAAGAAGACGAAGCGGTGGAGAGATTTAAGAGGGAGCAAATATTTCCAAACATCGTCAAAGGTGAAATCGAAGAGAATTCAATGGGACTATGGCTCGAAAAGGTTAAAGGACATTCTTTTGAACCTAGCGATGAAGTAATTGAAGATAAGAATGAAATCACCGGCgctgatgatgacgatgatgatgaaaacGAAATGGTCATTGATACGTCAAAAGTGGAAGCAAGTGATACAGAAGCTACTATTGAAGTCAAAGGTATTGAAAATAATGATGTAGTTGAAACAAAAGATGTTGTCGATGAAGGTGATAAAACCAATGTAAAAGACACTTGTGAAATCAAAGGTGATGAAAATAACGATGTAGTTGGAACAAAGGATGTTGTCAATAATGGTAATGAAAGCAATGTAAAAGACACTTGTGAAATCAAAGGTGATGAAATAAAATCTACTAATAGTgctgtataa
- the LOC123664026 gene encoding protein tipE, with protein MRGGSSERLVVRSSRRKGDTRARLTRYITVMLAALLAGGGSALLFLVPLYADPALSALAADFDPIPAECVTERRDDRLGLDNCTWASCREGCTSDAYKCIQLHVKYKAQAEDWRPAVLYVNIKGCGYPPAVNCENFTLSYGYVGARYPCFWSRADTTVVVPRWSRGEQVATVTRTLAIPLFLSGCAGIGLCALHCECRPRRRRRPPRRPPRLPTLTLDDTAVYRLA; from the coding sequence ATGCGAGGTGGAAGTTCAGAACGCTTGGTGGTGCGATCCTCGCGCCGTAAAGGCGATACGCGCGCAAGACTCACTCGATACATAACTGTTATGCTCGCGGCTCTCCTCGCAGGTGGTGGATCAGCTCTTCTCTTCCTCGTGCCACTATACGCTGACCCCGCTTTAAGTGCCCTAGCGGCTGACTTTGATCCAATACCAGCGGAATGTGTGACGGAAAGACGCGACGATAGACTAGGTCTGGACAACTGTACCTGGGCATCTTGCAGGGAAGGCTGCACTAGCGACGCTTACAAGTGTATTCAATTACACGTGAAATACAAAGCGCAAGCTGAGGATTGGAGACCCGCTGTACTGTATGTAAACATCAAGGGATGCGGATACCCACCCGCTGTAAACTGTGAGAACTTTACGCTGAGCTATGGATACGTCGGAGCGAGGTACCCATGTTTCTGGTCGCGGGCTGATACTACGGTAGTCGTACCGAGGTGGTCACGTGGGGAGCAAGTGGCGACTGTTACGAGGACCCTGGCTATTCCTTTGTTCCTGTCGGGCTGTGCTGGTATTGGTCTTTGTGCGCTACACTGCGAGTGTCGACCGAGACGCCGCAGACGACCTCCACGCAGACCACCGCGCCTACCGACCCTCACTCTCGACGACACAGCAGTCTACCGACTCGCCTAG
- the LOC123664050 gene encoding uncharacterized protein LOC123664050, protein METLNMSKLNLSSVRSTVAADNASKQDVLEPKFETLILMDPDDDYNCEYREDIWKNLLEQDAQKPPIHLQSPQLEFRGALVQQLRDVTKKLGLTLATLHSAVAQLDLFMDAHRLRADRLTHVALACLSLAAKSEEKFSRAPTLKTLSKTSGVQLCSKMFRQLEWMVGQHVRWRLLAPTPATFAALLAPYVVADCDLSTRHPKFVRRFRRDGAKLLEAYLDLTLSDVRLKVVESADVGCACVACARAALGLSAWPAWLAARAGRPPAAVAPVARLLQRMMQILKSREAADTDVDQGYSSARTSPNITPCTSPQYENSPASSTCSTSRSFQNNESYRQHPTRSDDYTVLDLEDSEVPEGSEVQRNLDYRRLPIDMTCQRVGNPTDYSFCRSSRLIEASLNPVATTSMGIKRSLDPGHEYDAKRYRLSQMSQVVL, encoded by the exons ATGGAGACGTTAAATATGTCGAAGTTGAACCTCTCCAGCGTCCGGAGCACCGTGGCTGCTGACAATGCCTCAAAACAAGACGTTTTAGAGCCCAAATTTGAGACCCTT ataCTAATGGACCCAGACGATGACTACAACTGTGAATACCGAGAGGATATTTGGAAGAATTTGCTAGAACAAGATGCCCAGAAACCACCAATACACCTTCAGTCACCACAG TTGGAGTTCCGTGGTGCCTTAGTTCAGCAACTACGAGACGTTACAAAGAAGCTAGGGCTAACATTAGCGACACTGCACTCGGCGGTGGCTCAGCTAGATTTGTTCATGGACGCACACAGACTGAGAGCTGATAGACTGACACACGTAGCTCTGGCTTGCCTGAGTCTTGCTG CAAAAAGCGAAGAAAAATTCAGCCGGGCACCAACACTCAAAACGCTATCGAAGACGTCTGGCGTCCAGCTATGCAGTAAAATGTTCAGACAGCTGGAGTGGATGGTGGGGCAGCACGTGCGCTGGAGGCTCCTGGCTCCCACACCGGCCACCTTCGCAGCCCTACTGGCGCCCTACGTGGTGGCCGACTGCGACCTCTCTACCAGGCACCCCAAGTTTGTGAGACGCTTCAGGAGGGATGGGGCAAAGCTGCTCGAGGCTTATCTGGATCTGACGTTGTCGG ACGTGCGACTGAAGGTGGTGGAGAGCGCCGACGTGGGGTGCGCGTGTGTggcgtgcgcgcgcgccgcgctggGCCTCAGCGCCTGGCCCGCCTGGCTGGCGGCGCGCGCCGGCCGCCCGCCCGCCGCCGTGGCGCCCGTCGCGCGCCTGCTGCAGCG GATGATGCAAATACTGAAGTCTCGTGAGGCAGCCGATACTGATGTCGACCAAGGCTACAGTAGTGCCCGGACATCACCAAACATAACACCCTGTACATCACCGCAATACGAAAACTCTCCAGCGTCGAGCACCTGCAGTACTTCTAGGAGCTTCCAGAACAATGAATCATATCGTCAACATCCGACCAGGTCAGATGATTACACGGTTTTAGATTTAGAAGACTCGGAAGTACCGGAAGGCTCAGAAGTGCAACGTAACCTAGATTACCGCAGGCTACCAATCGACATGACATGTCAGAGGGTCGGTAACCCGACTGATTATAGTTTCTGTAGGTCTAGTCGGTTGATCGAAGCTAGTTTGAATCCGGTGGCTACAACTAGTATGGGTATAAAGCGTAGTCTAGACCCCGGTCACGAGTATGACGCTAAGAGGTATCGCCTCTCTCAAATGTCTCAAGTTGTTCTTTGA